The genomic segment CGCCCGGATCAGGTGGTGTTGTTTCCTGACACGGGCCCTTCGCTCCGGCGCCTGGCAGAGGCCGGATTTCGTTTGTTCATCGTGACGAACCAATCCGGTATTGGACGCGGCTATTACACCTTGGAGGACATGCACGCGGTGCATCGCCGGCTTGGCGAGATGTTGCAGGAGCACGGAGTTCAGTTTGACCGGATCTATTTTGCACCGGAAGCCCCGGAGGAGCCGAGTCGCGGCCGGAAGCCATCTCCGCAGTTCTTGTTCGACGCGCGTGATGAGTTTGGCCTCGACCTGGCTCGATCCTATATGGTGGGGGACAAGTTGCTGGATGTTGAATGCGGGCGGAACGCGGGAACCCGGTTGAGTCTGCTGGTGAAAACCGGCTATGGAGCCGATGTGATTCGAGCGGGCGAGCCTTTACCTCGCGAGTCGCGCGTGGTGGAGAACTTGACCGAGGCAGCCGACTTGATCCTGGCCGATGCCGGCTAGTATTTTCGAAGCAGGGCGGCGGCAATGCCCGCCAGGACGACGAGGAGGAGCACGAAGAACACGATGAACCGGCGGCGTGCGACGCGTTTTTCGTAACGCATGGCACGCAGGCCATGGACGCTGCCCGCGGCCAGATAATTGACCAGTTGCGGGTTGGAAGGCGTGGAGGTCTTGAACAAGCTGGCGAGGCGGCTCCAGAGGGCGGGGAGGTCGTATTTGCGCACGCCCAGTTCATTGAAATGGGCGGGAGTGGTTCCCGCCTCTTTGCCTCCATGGAGTCGTTTCGGATCCAAGGGCTCGAAGATTGGATCATGTCTGAGCGGCTTGGCGGGACCTGCTGGGGCAGAGGGAGGAGTGTATGAGGTTGCGGGAGCGGGGCGAGTGTCCGGCGCCTTTCGAGCCGGCGTGGCGGGAGTTGCCGCTTTGGACGGGCCTGGAACCGTCCGTTGCTGCTCGATCGCGATTTGTTTCTTGATGGCGGCGAGCCGTGCTTCCACGGATCGCTGTCGCGAGTCGATCGGATTCGACTTGGAGTTGAAGATCCCCATGAGGCCCGAAAATCAGGAACGCTTGAGCAAGAGGGCCACCAGGGCCAGCAACACCAGCGTGGCGAGCACCGCGAGAGGCAAGGTGAAGGCCAAACCCAAACGGCAAGCGTCCCCCAAACTCAATCGATTCCAAGTTTCAACGGGAGTTCCTGGGGAAACGTTCCGGTTCGGATCCAGACCCGTGGCGTCGGGGGAGGCGGGGTTGAGCACGTCGAACTTGATGCGGGCGCCGTTCCATTCCATTCGGGCATTTTCGATGTCGGTGAGCGCTTTAGTCAGTTCCACCTGATAATTCTCCTCGCTCCATGATTGTTCATGAATCGTCTGGACCTTGGCCAGGGCGGCGCGCAGATCCGCAATGGACTTGGACATTTGCTCCGCGCTGCGTTGGGCCGAGAGCGTCTGTTCCTCAAGGATGCCGATGCCGCGGGTGAGATGCCGGATCATTTCCTCGCGGCCGGTTTCGAGTTCGACGCGGCGGCGGCGGGCTTCTTCGAGGGCGGCTCGTTCGCGTTCGAGCGCTTCCTGGGCACGCTTCAATTGGGCGAGTCGTTCCTGGGTTTCGCCGACTTTGCTCTCGAGTTCCTCGCGGGTTGGCGGACGGTGGACGCCAGCGGGAACAGCGCGCTGAGCGCTTTGAAAATCGCGGTCCACAAAGTCCGTGTCGTCGTATTCTGGAGGCATGGGCGAATGTAAGCCCGGTTTCCGCGTTCTGTAAACGCTTACCTGCGCTGGCTGGATGGGCTTGGGGAAAATCGCGCCATGACGAGTCCTCGACACCGCTGGGGAGAGTCGCCTCTCGAAACTGACGGCAAAGCAGCGCAGGCTATCGAGTCGACTGCGGAGCGCGGCTGGGTCGGAGACCCGCCGCAGTGCGCGGATCGGTCGGAACACTCCAGATTATTCAACGTGCGGCCGCTGGTCGAAGGACGACACAGCCGCACTC from the Verrucomicrobiota bacterium genome contains:
- a CDS encoding HAD family hydrolase, whose amino-acid sequence is MRTAVKRAVFLDRDGTLIVERNYLSRPDQVVLFPDTGPSLRRLAEAGFRLFIVTNQSGIGRGYYTLEDMHAVHRRLGEMLQEHGVQFDRIYFAPEAPEEPSRGRKPSPQFLFDARDEFGLDLARSYMVGDKLLDVECGRNAGTRLSLLVKTGYGADVIRAGEPLPRESRVVENLTEAADLILADAG